The following coding sequences are from one Perognathus longimembris pacificus isolate PPM17 chromosome 13, ASM2315922v1, whole genome shotgun sequence window:
- the Nr1h3 gene encoding oxysterols receptor LXR-alpha isoform X2: protein MPPSAVGTLGPRLEVAEPTALLTEPTELRPQKRKKGPAPKMLGNELCSVCGDKASGFHYNVLSCEGCKGFFRRSVIKGARYVCHSGGHCPMDTYMRRKCQECRLRKCRQAGMREECVLSEEQIRLKKLKRQEEEQAQATSVPPRASSPPQVLPQLSPEQLGMIEKLVAAQQQCNRRSFSDRLRVTPWPMAPDPQSREARQQRFAHFTELAIVSVQEIVDFAKQLPGFLQLSREDQIALLKTSAIEVMLLETSRRYNPGSESITFLKDFSYNREDFAKAGLQVEFINPIFDFSRAMNELQLNDAEFALLIAISIFSADRPNVQDQLQVERLQHTYVEALHAYVSIHHPHDRLMFPRMLMKLVSLRTLSSVHSEQVFALRLQDKKLPPLLSEIWDVHE from the exons ATGCCTCCGTCTGCTGTGGGCACATTGGGGCCAAGGCTGGAGGTTGCAGAACCCACTGCCCTGCTTACAGAGCCCACAG AGCTCCGTccacaaaagaggaaaaaggggCCGGCCCCCAAGATGCTGGGGAACGAGCTGTGCAGTGTGTGCGGGGACAAGGCCTCCGGCTTCCACTACAACGTGCTGAGCTGCGAGGGCTGCAAAGGGTTCTTCCGCCGGAGTGTCATCAAAGGAGCTCGCTACGTCTGCCACAGTGGCGGCCACTGCCCCATGGATACCTACATGCGTCGCAAGTGCCAGGAGTGTCGGCTTCGCAAGTGCCGCCAGGCGGGCATGCGAGAGGAGT GTGTCCTGTCCGAGGAACAGATCCGTCTAAAGAAACTGAAGCGGCAAGAAGAGGAGCAGGCTCAGGCCACATCTGTACCCCCAAGAGCTTCCTCACCTCCCCAAGTCCTGCCACAGCTCAGCCCCGAGCAGCTGGGCATGATTGAGAAGCTGGTGGCCGCCCAGCAGCAGTGTAACAGGCGCTCCTTTTCTGACCGACTTCGAGTCACG ccgtgGCCCATGGCACCAGATCCCCAGAGTCGGGAAGCCCGGCAGCAGCGCTTCGCCCATTTCACGGAGCTGGCCATCGTTTCCGTGCAGGAGATTGTTGATTTTGCCAAACAGCTTCCTGGCTTCCTTCAGCTCAGCCGGGAGGACCAAATCGCTTTGCTGAAGACCTCTGCAATTGAG GTGATGCTTCTAGAGACATCTCGGAGGTACAACCCTGGCAGTGAGAGTATCACCTTTCTCAAGGATTTCAGTTATAACCGGGAAGACTTTGCCAAAGCAG gACTGCAGGTGGAGTTCATCAATCCCATCTTTGATTTCTCCAGAGCCATGAATGAGCTGCAACTCAATGATGCAGAGTTTGCTTTGCTCATTGCCATCAGTATCTTCTCTGCAG ACCGGCCAAACGTGCAGGACCAGCTCCAAGTAGAGAGGCTGCAACACACATATGTGGAGGCCCTGCATGCCTACGTCTCCATCCACCACCCCCAT gACCGATTAATGTTCCCACGGATGCTAATGAAACTGGTGAGCCTCCGGACACTGAGCAGCGTCCACTCAGAGCAAGTGTTCGCACTACGCCTGCAAGACAAAAAGCTCCCCCCGCTACTCTCAGAGATCTGGGATGTGCACGAATGA
- the Nr1h3 gene encoding oxysterols receptor LXR-alpha isoform X1, which produces MSLWLEASVPDVSPDSAVELWEPDTHDASIQAQRGHNFLREESRMPPSAVGTLGPRLEVAEPTALLTEPTELRPQKRKKGPAPKMLGNELCSVCGDKASGFHYNVLSCEGCKGFFRRSVIKGARYVCHSGGHCPMDTYMRRKCQECRLRKCRQAGMREECVLSEEQIRLKKLKRQEEEQAQATSVPPRASSPPQVLPQLSPEQLGMIEKLVAAQQQCNRRSFSDRLRVTPWPMAPDPQSREARQQRFAHFTELAIVSVQEIVDFAKQLPGFLQLSREDQIALLKTSAIEVMLLETSRRYNPGSESITFLKDFSYNREDFAKAGLQVEFINPIFDFSRAMNELQLNDAEFALLIAISIFSADRPNVQDQLQVERLQHTYVEALHAYVSIHHPHDRLMFPRMLMKLVSLRTLSSVHSEQVFALRLQDKKLPPLLSEIWDVHE; this is translated from the exons ATGTCCTTGTGGCTGGAGGCATCTGTGCCTGATGTTTCTCCTG ACTCTGCAGTGGAACTGTGGGAGCCAGACACCCACGATGcaagcatccaggcccagagaggCCACAACTTCCTTAGAGAGGAATCCAGGATGCCTCCGTCTGCTGTGGGCACATTGGGGCCAAGGCTGGAGGTTGCAGAACCCACTGCCCTGCTTACAGAGCCCACAG AGCTCCGTccacaaaagaggaaaaaggggCCGGCCCCCAAGATGCTGGGGAACGAGCTGTGCAGTGTGTGCGGGGACAAGGCCTCCGGCTTCCACTACAACGTGCTGAGCTGCGAGGGCTGCAAAGGGTTCTTCCGCCGGAGTGTCATCAAAGGAGCTCGCTACGTCTGCCACAGTGGCGGCCACTGCCCCATGGATACCTACATGCGTCGCAAGTGCCAGGAGTGTCGGCTTCGCAAGTGCCGCCAGGCGGGCATGCGAGAGGAGT GTGTCCTGTCCGAGGAACAGATCCGTCTAAAGAAACTGAAGCGGCAAGAAGAGGAGCAGGCTCAGGCCACATCTGTACCCCCAAGAGCTTCCTCACCTCCCCAAGTCCTGCCACAGCTCAGCCCCGAGCAGCTGGGCATGATTGAGAAGCTGGTGGCCGCCCAGCAGCAGTGTAACAGGCGCTCCTTTTCTGACCGACTTCGAGTCACG ccgtgGCCCATGGCACCAGATCCCCAGAGTCGGGAAGCCCGGCAGCAGCGCTTCGCCCATTTCACGGAGCTGGCCATCGTTTCCGTGCAGGAGATTGTTGATTTTGCCAAACAGCTTCCTGGCTTCCTTCAGCTCAGCCGGGAGGACCAAATCGCTTTGCTGAAGACCTCTGCAATTGAG GTGATGCTTCTAGAGACATCTCGGAGGTACAACCCTGGCAGTGAGAGTATCACCTTTCTCAAGGATTTCAGTTATAACCGGGAAGACTTTGCCAAAGCAG gACTGCAGGTGGAGTTCATCAATCCCATCTTTGATTTCTCCAGAGCCATGAATGAGCTGCAACTCAATGATGCAGAGTTTGCTTTGCTCATTGCCATCAGTATCTTCTCTGCAG ACCGGCCAAACGTGCAGGACCAGCTCCAAGTAGAGAGGCTGCAACACACATATGTGGAGGCCCTGCATGCCTACGTCTCCATCCACCACCCCCAT gACCGATTAATGTTCCCACGGATGCTAATGAAACTGGTGAGCCTCCGGACACTGAGCAGCGTCCACTCAGAGCAAGTGTTCGCACTACGCCTGCAAGACAAAAAGCTCCCCCCGCTACTCTCAGAGATCTGGGATGTGCACGAATGA